Proteins encoded within one genomic window of Methanoregula sp. UBA64:
- a CDS encoding peptidylprolyl isomerase: MTTQIRASHILVTSEDDANKILKRIKDGEDFAALAKRFSSCPSKKNGGDLGWFEKGQMVPEFEAAAFAAEKGAVVGPVKTQFGYHVIKVTGTK, from the coding sequence ATGACCACACAGATTCGCGCATCCCACATCCTTGTCACGAGCGAGGACGACGCAAACAAGATCTTAAAGAGGATAAAAGACGGCGAAGACTTTGCCGCACTTGCAAAGCGCTTCTCCTCCTGCCCGTCAAAGAAGAACGGCGGAGACCTCGGCTGGTTCGAGAAGGGCCAGATGGTCCCCGAGTTCGAAGCCGCAGCCTTTGCCGCAGAGAAGGGCGCCGTTGTCGGCCCGGTAAAGACCCAGTTCGGGTACCACGTCATCAAGGTCACCGGCACCAAGTAA
- a CDS encoding WD40 repeat domain-containing protein, producing the protein MIQGKKISTASQFLLALMALCLLCVPALAVQPQWTFALSPNATYEGNLNKVTISDDGQYLAAYVADENSLLYFNRTGALLWSRQFTAERPPWISSISIARDNSIIAASELVPGCCAGSVTSTTSNHVIIFDRTGAILWNYSTMSPPVAVAISPDASQIYVGTEERRVICLDRNGSVLWTGGTDAPVHSLTISKDGTLIAAAGTNPGTTPQGTVSYPNDLFLFDRNGSPLWKYRTGGPDTVAISGDNAIIAVVGGRYGNLYLFNRTGGLVGERSFPETGSSLAISDDASRIVVGSVEGSVYGLDNHGTILWTIKTSRLSRNIAIDETGDYVVFGNGSSITTVDRNGSALRNYPTGAGVSSVAVSGNGNATGAIADAVYFFGSLYPESSANVSITIDPVADHYVGDSFVVHGTANVPSGEEILVDILPSSPENARGFLMSDARKLGMSETVIVQPGKNSPGEWSCPVHTAGWVPLTYRVRVTPVNPDYGEPVSTQFNLTERQSPKPTIPARNTTASPALLQNMSQGTTAAIGNPPREIPTTHPASLPLAVSLAAAGLGALASRRYRKE; encoded by the coding sequence ATGATTCAGGGTAAAAAAATATCAACCGCATCACAATTCCTGCTCGCTCTCATGGCACTCTGCCTGTTGTGCGTCCCGGCCCTTGCGGTCCAGCCCCAGTGGACGTTTGCCCTGTCGCCAAATGCAACCTATGAAGGCAATCTCAACAAGGTAACCATCTCCGATGACGGACAGTACCTGGCGGCGTACGTGGCGGACGAAAATTCGCTCCTGTACTTCAACCGGACCGGCGCACTCCTCTGGAGTAGGCAGTTTACCGCTGAACGCCCGCCGTGGATCTCTTCGATCAGCATTGCGCGGGACAACAGCATCATTGCGGCATCCGAACTGGTGCCGGGCTGCTGCGCGGGTTCGGTCACGTCCACGACATCAAACCATGTGATCATCTTTGACCGGACCGGTGCGATCCTCTGGAATTATTCCACCATGAGCCCGCCAGTCGCAGTTGCTATTTCACCGGATGCTTCGCAGATATACGTGGGAACAGAGGAACGCCGGGTGATCTGCCTTGACCGGAACGGTTCTGTCCTGTGGACAGGTGGCACCGATGCACCGGTCCACTCGCTCACCATCTCAAAAGACGGCACGCTGATCGCAGCAGCGGGAACAAATCCCGGCACAACCCCACAGGGCACGGTCAGTTACCCGAACGATCTTTTCCTCTTCGACCGGAACGGATCCCCGCTCTGGAAATACCGGACCGGCGGACCAGATACCGTCGCGATCAGCGGGGACAATGCAATAATCGCCGTTGTCGGGGGCAGGTACGGGAATCTCTACTTGTTCAACCGGACCGGGGGTCTTGTCGGTGAGCGTTCGTTCCCGGAGACCGGGTCGTCACTTGCGATATCGGACGATGCCAGCCGGATTGTGGTAGGATCTGTGGAAGGGTCCGTGTACGGGCTGGATAATCACGGCACGATTCTCTGGACGATCAAAACCTCCCGCCTTTCACGGAATATTGCTATTGACGAGACCGGGGATTATGTTGTCTTCGGGAACGGCAGTTCGATCACAACGGTTGATCGCAATGGTTCCGCACTCAGGAATTATCCGACCGGTGCAGGGGTTTCTTCTGTGGCCGTGTCCGGCAACGGGAATGCAACCGGGGCGATAGCGGATGCCGTGTATTTCTTTGGGTCACTGTACCCGGAGAGTTCTGCAAACGTGTCGATAACCATTGACCCGGTCGCCGATCATTACGTTGGCGATTCCTTTGTAGTGCACGGTACGGCAAATGTGCCATCGGGTGAAGAGATTCTCGTTGACATACTTCCATCTTCACCGGAAAATGCCCGGGGATTTCTTATGAGTGATGCAAGGAAACTCGGGATGTCAGAAACGGTCATAGTACAGCCTGGTAAAAATTCTCCCGGGGAATGGTCCTGCCCGGTTCATACGGCAGGCTGGGTGCCGCTTACCTACAGGGTCAGGGTCACACCGGTCAACCCGGACTATGGTGAGCCGGTGAGTACGCAGTTCAATCTTACCGAACGCCAGAGCCCGAAACCAACGATCCCCGCACGGAATACCACAGCTTCCCCGGCACTCCTGCAAAATATGTCTCAGGGGACGACAGCTGCAATCGGGAATCCTCCGCGTGAGATCCCGACAACCCATCCGGCTTCGCTCCCGCTGGCAGTATCCCTCGCTGCTGCGGGCCTGGGCGCACTTGCCTCACGGAGATACAGAAAGGAATGA